The Halichoerus grypus chromosome 15, mHalGry1.hap1.1, whole genome shotgun sequence genome includes a window with the following:
- the N4BP1 gene encoding NEDD4-binding protein 1 isoform X1 yields the protein MAARAVLDEFTAPAEKAALLERSRGRIEGLFGVSLAVLGALGAEEPLPARIWLQLRGAQEAVHSAKEYIKGICEPELEERECYPKAMHCIFVGAQSLFLKSLIQDTCADLCILDIGLLGIRGSAEAVVMARSHIQQFVKLFENNENLPNSQKESEVKREFKQFVEARADNYTMDLLILPTSLKKELLTLTQGEENLFETGDDDVIEIRDSKQAEFPQNAATGLNISRDEIVLQEDARSKAGTPVSELTKQMDTVFSSSQDVLFVPINGLTPDEEALSKDRICHKRRFSDSEERHTKKQFSLENVQEGELLRDGKTLAGSVIIDLSDSSADPENLSPDVKDTTEEMEYNILVNFFKTMGYSQEIVEKVIREYGPSTEPLLLLEEIEKENKRFQEDREFSPGTLYPETNRTKNKGVCSSINELTTDSTPKKTQTHTQQNMVEKFSQLPFKESKPCTSNCKINTFRTVPVEQKQEIWSSNQNYVCNMDLETDGLSPSVVPSSPKEVVSFVSRGASNHQPRIPVFPENGLQQQAEPLHPSNMKSACENRSGCCSSPQSKPNCPPLSPPMPLPQLLPSVTDARLAGTSDHIDSSVTGVQRFRDTLKVPYKLELKNEPGRTDLKHIVIDGSNVAITHGLKKFFSCRGIAIAVEYFWKLGNRNITVFVPQWRTRRDPNVTEQHFLTQLQELGILSLTPARMVFGERIASHDDRFLLHLADKTGGIIVTNDNFREFVTESLSWREIITKRLLQYTFVGDIFMVPDDPLGRSGPRLEDFLRKEVFLRDMQPLLNALPNVGMFDPSFRVPGTQAASTSHQPPARLQGAPPGHWLPQQPRFPVLPSLPSMQQSVPMPAQRSPAETSELREALLKIFPDSEQRLKIDQILAAHPYMKDLNALSAMVLD from the exons GAATATATTAAAGGAATCTGTGAACCTGAACTAGAAGAAAGAGAATGTTACCCCAAGGCCATGCACTGCATTTTTGTTGGGGCTCAGAGCCTGTTTCTGAAGAGCTTGATTCAGGACACCTGTGCTGATCTCTGCATTCTGGACATTGGTCTTCTTGGCATCAGAGGAAGTGCCGAAGCTGTGGTCATGGCTAGGAGTCACATTCAGCAGTTTGTAAAACTCTTTGAGAATAATGAGAACCTACCCAACAGTCAGAAAGAATCCGAGGTGAAAAGGGAATTTAAACAATTTGTTGAAGCTCGTGCAGATAACTATACAATGGACTTGTTGATTTTGCCCACTTCCTTGAAGAAAGAGCTTTTGACACTCACACAAGGTGAGGAGAATTTATTTGAAACGGGAGATGATGATGTTATTGAAATTAGAGATTCTAAACAAGCAGAGTTTCCACAGAATGCTGCCACAGGGCTGAATATTTCCAGAGATGAAATTGTTTTGCAAGAAGATGCAAGAAGTAAAGCTGGCACTCCTGTTTCTGAGCTTACAAAACAAATGGACACGGTCTTTTCTAGTTCGCAAGATGTCCTTTTTGTTCCAATAAATGGTCTAACCCCAGATGAAGAGGCACTTTCCAAAGACAGAATTTGTCACAAAAGGAGATTTTCTGATTCTGAAGAAAGGCATACCAAGAAACAGTTTTCTTTAGAAAACGTTCAAGAGGGGGAGCTTCTACGTGACGGTAAGACATTAGCTGGAAGTGTAATCATTGACTTATCTGATTCTTCTGCTGATCCTGAAAATTTAAGTCCAGATGTAAAGGACACTACTGAGGAAATGGAATACAACATCCTCgtaaacttttttaaaaccaTGGGCTATTCCCAAGAAATTGTTGAAAAGGTCATTAGGGAGTATGGGCCATCTACTGAACCATTATTGCTcttagaagaaattgaaaaagaaaataaaagattccaAGAAGACAGAGAATTTTCACCTGGTACTTTGTATCCAGAGACCAACAGAACCAAAAACAAAGGTGTTTGTAGCAGCATAAATGAGCTTACAACAGATTCCActccaaagaaaacacaaactcaCACACAGCAAAATATGGTAGAAAAATTTTCTCAGTTACCATTCAAAGAATCAAAACCATGTACCTCAAATTGCAAAATTAATACTTTCAGAACAGTGCCAGTAGAACAGAAACAAGAAATCTGGAGTTCAAACCAGAATTACGTTTGTAACATGGACCTTGAAACTGACGGCCTTTCACCTTCTGTTGTCCCTTCAAGTCCCAAAGAAGTTGTCAGTTTTGTTTCAAGAGGAGCTTCAAATCATCAGCCCAGAATTCCAGTTTTTCCTGAAAATGGTTTGCAGCAGCAAGCAGAGCCCTTACATCCAAGTAATATGAAGTCTGCCTGTGAAAACCGTTCAGGGTGTTGTAGCTCTCCCCAGTCTAAGCCAAATTGTCCACCCCTTTCTCCACCGATGCCACTGCCCCAGCTGTTACCTTCAGTTACTGACGCAAGGTTGGCGGGAACGTCTGATCATATTGATTCCTCAGTCACTGGCGTTCAAAGGTTCCGAGATACTCTGAAAGTACCTTACAAGctggaattaaaaaatgagccagGAAGAACGGATTTGAAGCACATTGTTATAGATGGGAGCAATGTCGCAATTAC ccACGGTCTGAAAAAGTTCTTTTCTTGTCGTGGAATTGCAATTGCAGTTGAATATTTTTGGAAGCTTGGCAACAGAAACATCACTGTATTTGTCCCACAGTGGAGAACAAGACGTGATCCTAATGTCACAG AACAGCACTTCTTAACCCAGCTCCAGGAGCTTGGAATATTATCTTTAACTCCTGCCCGGATGGTCTTTGGAGAAAGAATTGCTTCTCATGATGACAG GTTTCTACTACACTTAGCGGACAAAACTGGTGGCATAATTGTAACAAATGATAACTTCAGAGAATTTGTGACTGAGTCACTCTCTTGGAGAGAAATTATTACAAAAag ATTGCTTCAGTATACCTTCGTTGGGGACATATTTATGGTTCCTGATGACCCTCTGGGAAGAAGCGGACCTCGATTAGAAGACTTTCTTCGGAAGGAAGTCTTCCTTAG AGATATGCAGCCCCTACTCAATGCCTTGCCAAATGTGGGCATGTTTGACCCCAGCTTCAGAGTCCCTGGCACCCAGGCAGCCAGCACCAGTCACCAGCCTCCGGCCCGGCTTCAGGGCGCTCCACCCGGCCACTGGCTTCCTCAGCAGCCCCGCTTTCCAGTTCTGCCAAGCCTTCCCAGTATGCAGCAGAGCGTGCCCATGCCGGCACAGAGGTCTCCTGCAGAAACCAGCGAGCTGAGGGAAGCCCTTCTGAAGATCTTCCCTGACTCTGAGCAAAGACTGAAAATCGACCAGATCCTTGCAGCCCATCCGTACATGAAAGACCTGAATGCACTGTCTGCCATGGTGTTGGACTAA
- the N4BP1 gene encoding NEDD4-binding protein 1 isoform X2, translating to MAARAVLDEFTAPAEKAALLERSRGRIEGLFGVSLAVLGALGAEEPLPARIWLQLRGAQEAVHSAKEYIKGICEPELEERECYPKAMHCIFVGAQSLFLKSLIQDTCADLCILDIGLLGIRGSAEAVVMARSHIQQFVKLFENNENLPNSQKESEVKREFKQFVEARADNYTMDLLILPTSLKKELLTLTQGEENLFETGDDDVIEIRDSKQAEFPQNAATGLNISRDEIVLQEDARSKAGTPVSELTKQMDTVFSSSQDVLFVPINGLTPDEEALSKDRICHKRRFSDSEERHTKKQFSLENVQEGELLRDGKTLAGSVIIDLSDSSADPENLSPDVKDTTEEMEYNILVNFFKTMGYSQEIVEKVIREYGPSTEPLLLLEEIEKENKRFQEDREFSPGTLYPETNRTKNKGVCSSINELTTDSTPKKTQTHTQQNMVEKFSQLPFKESKPCTSNCKINTFRTVPVEQKQEIWSSNQNYVCNMDLETDGLSPSVVPSSPKEVVSFVSRGASNHQPRIPVFPENGLQQQAEPLHPSNMKSACENRSGCCSSPQSKPNCPPLSPPMPLPQLLPSVTDARLAGTSDHIDSSVTGVQRFRDTLKVPYKLELKNEPGRTDLKHIVIDGSNVAITHGLKKFFSCRGIAIAVEYFWKLGNRNITVFVPQWRTRRDPNVTEQHFLTQLQELGILSLTPARMVFGERIASHDDRLLQYTFVGDIFMVPDDPLGRSGPRLEDFLRKEVFLRDMQPLLNALPNVGMFDPSFRVPGTQAASTSHQPPARLQGAPPGHWLPQQPRFPVLPSLPSMQQSVPMPAQRSPAETSELREALLKIFPDSEQRLKIDQILAAHPYMKDLNALSAMVLD from the exons GAATATATTAAAGGAATCTGTGAACCTGAACTAGAAGAAAGAGAATGTTACCCCAAGGCCATGCACTGCATTTTTGTTGGGGCTCAGAGCCTGTTTCTGAAGAGCTTGATTCAGGACACCTGTGCTGATCTCTGCATTCTGGACATTGGTCTTCTTGGCATCAGAGGAAGTGCCGAAGCTGTGGTCATGGCTAGGAGTCACATTCAGCAGTTTGTAAAACTCTTTGAGAATAATGAGAACCTACCCAACAGTCAGAAAGAATCCGAGGTGAAAAGGGAATTTAAACAATTTGTTGAAGCTCGTGCAGATAACTATACAATGGACTTGTTGATTTTGCCCACTTCCTTGAAGAAAGAGCTTTTGACACTCACACAAGGTGAGGAGAATTTATTTGAAACGGGAGATGATGATGTTATTGAAATTAGAGATTCTAAACAAGCAGAGTTTCCACAGAATGCTGCCACAGGGCTGAATATTTCCAGAGATGAAATTGTTTTGCAAGAAGATGCAAGAAGTAAAGCTGGCACTCCTGTTTCTGAGCTTACAAAACAAATGGACACGGTCTTTTCTAGTTCGCAAGATGTCCTTTTTGTTCCAATAAATGGTCTAACCCCAGATGAAGAGGCACTTTCCAAAGACAGAATTTGTCACAAAAGGAGATTTTCTGATTCTGAAGAAAGGCATACCAAGAAACAGTTTTCTTTAGAAAACGTTCAAGAGGGGGAGCTTCTACGTGACGGTAAGACATTAGCTGGAAGTGTAATCATTGACTTATCTGATTCTTCTGCTGATCCTGAAAATTTAAGTCCAGATGTAAAGGACACTACTGAGGAAATGGAATACAACATCCTCgtaaacttttttaaaaccaTGGGCTATTCCCAAGAAATTGTTGAAAAGGTCATTAGGGAGTATGGGCCATCTACTGAACCATTATTGCTcttagaagaaattgaaaaagaaaataaaagattccaAGAAGACAGAGAATTTTCACCTGGTACTTTGTATCCAGAGACCAACAGAACCAAAAACAAAGGTGTTTGTAGCAGCATAAATGAGCTTACAACAGATTCCActccaaagaaaacacaaactcaCACACAGCAAAATATGGTAGAAAAATTTTCTCAGTTACCATTCAAAGAATCAAAACCATGTACCTCAAATTGCAAAATTAATACTTTCAGAACAGTGCCAGTAGAACAGAAACAAGAAATCTGGAGTTCAAACCAGAATTACGTTTGTAACATGGACCTTGAAACTGACGGCCTTTCACCTTCTGTTGTCCCTTCAAGTCCCAAAGAAGTTGTCAGTTTTGTTTCAAGAGGAGCTTCAAATCATCAGCCCAGAATTCCAGTTTTTCCTGAAAATGGTTTGCAGCAGCAAGCAGAGCCCTTACATCCAAGTAATATGAAGTCTGCCTGTGAAAACCGTTCAGGGTGTTGTAGCTCTCCCCAGTCTAAGCCAAATTGTCCACCCCTTTCTCCACCGATGCCACTGCCCCAGCTGTTACCTTCAGTTACTGACGCAAGGTTGGCGGGAACGTCTGATCATATTGATTCCTCAGTCACTGGCGTTCAAAGGTTCCGAGATACTCTGAAAGTACCTTACAAGctggaattaaaaaatgagccagGAAGAACGGATTTGAAGCACATTGTTATAGATGGGAGCAATGTCGCAATTAC ccACGGTCTGAAAAAGTTCTTTTCTTGTCGTGGAATTGCAATTGCAGTTGAATATTTTTGGAAGCTTGGCAACAGAAACATCACTGTATTTGTCCCACAGTGGAGAACAAGACGTGATCCTAATGTCACAG AACAGCACTTCTTAACCCAGCTCCAGGAGCTTGGAATATTATCTTTAACTCCTGCCCGGATGGTCTTTGGAGAAAGAATTGCTTCTCATGATGACAG ATTGCTTCAGTATACCTTCGTTGGGGACATATTTATGGTTCCTGATGACCCTCTGGGAAGAAGCGGACCTCGATTAGAAGACTTTCTTCGGAAGGAAGTCTTCCTTAG AGATATGCAGCCCCTACTCAATGCCTTGCCAAATGTGGGCATGTTTGACCCCAGCTTCAGAGTCCCTGGCACCCAGGCAGCCAGCACCAGTCACCAGCCTCCGGCCCGGCTTCAGGGCGCTCCACCCGGCCACTGGCTTCCTCAGCAGCCCCGCTTTCCAGTTCTGCCAAGCCTTCCCAGTATGCAGCAGAGCGTGCCCATGCCGGCACAGAGGTCTCCTGCAGAAACCAGCGAGCTGAGGGAAGCCCTTCTGAAGATCTTCCCTGACTCTGAGCAAAGACTGAAAATCGACCAGATCCTTGCAGCCCATCCGTACATGAAAGACCTGAATGCACTGTCTGCCATGGTGTTGGACTAA